A genomic window from Gallus gallus isolate bGalGal1 chromosome 33, bGalGal1.mat.broiler.GRCg7b, whole genome shotgun sequence includes:
- the LOC101748553 gene encoding olfactory receptor 14J1-like: MPNSSSISEFLLLALADTRQLQLLHFWLLLGIYLAALLGNGLISTAVACDHRLHTPMYFFLLNLALLDLGCISTTLPKAMANALWDTRTISYAGCAAQVFFFVFFISAEYSILTIMSYDRYVAICKPLHYGTLLGSRACATMAAAAWSTGVLNSLLHTANTFSLPLCQSNAINQFFCEIPQILKLSCSESYLREVGLLLFSVCLACGCFVFIVVSYVQIFRAVLRMPSEQGRHKAFSTCLPHLAVVSLFLSTGFFANLRPPSLSSPSLDLMMAVLYSVVPPTLNPLIYSMRNKELRDAVRKMMPWSHFSRDKLLICLCK; the protein is encoded by the coding sequence atgcccaacagcagctccatcagcgagttcctcctcctggcgttggcagacacgcggcagctgcagctcctgcacttctggctcttgctgggcatctacctggctgccctcctgggcaacggcctcatcagcacagccgtagcctgcgaccaccgcctgcacacccccatgtacttcttcctcctcaacctcgccctcctcgacctgggctgcatctccaccactctccccaaagccatggccaatgccctctgggacaccaggaccatctcctacgcaggatgtgctgcacaggtctttttctttgtcttcttcatctCGGCAGAATATTccattctcaccatcatgtcctatgaccgctacgttgccatctgcaagcccctgcactacgggacccttctgggcagcagagcttgtgccaccatggcagcagctgcctggagtACTGGAGTCcttaattccctgctgcacactgccaatacgttttccctgcctctgtgccaaagCAATGCCATcaatcagttcttctgtgaaatcccccagatcctcaagctctcctgctcagaatctTATCTCAGGGAAGTTGGGCTACTCCTTTTTAGTGTCTGTTTAGCctgtgggtgttttgttttcattgttgtgtcctatgtgcagatcttcagggccgtgctgaggatgccctctgagcagggacggcacaaagccttctccacgtgcctccctcacctggccgtggtctccctgtttctcagcactggctTTTTTGCCAATCTAAGGCCcccctctctttcctccccatccTTGGATCTGATGATGGCTGttctgtactcagtggttcctccaacactgaatccgctcatctacagcatgaggaacaaggagCTCAGGGATGCTGTGAGGAAAATGATGCCCTGGTCACATTTCAGCAGGGATAAACTTCTCATCTGTCTCTGCAAATGA